In one Lolium rigidum isolate FL_2022 chromosome 3, APGP_CSIRO_Lrig_0.1, whole genome shotgun sequence genomic region, the following are encoded:
- the LOC124696076 gene encoding uncharacterized protein LOC124696076, protein MHTMYSTHCSSALPVSADVLRPDSRCISLFFVRLADVVARSTSSQRSTRPCSMPSWSDIPLELAGLVLRLLPTYADRARFAGVCPQWRSAARQLPVPPPLPLLALPDGTLYSLPCTQPFRFPGCGFAGFNSACRGYLVFPQDDICFLVNPFSRATVTLPALSSVRLCPPNADLKNVPAEPSTSTWLHIKDKNLCFRKLLLCSPNLVAAFINHGVTGQILVCQPGGPSWSVRAYDKCKAFEDMAFHGGKLCAVSHEEDLFVVSISQDTTTGSPEVSRIRLVIKGDGNPEYLLWTEDTRVDKKLYLVESHGALLMVRRMIVSRLILDVFVAERNEFQVFEADFKRSQWVNVMTLGDDQVLFLDRRCSQAVPVSQYGMPGDRIFFLDDDDELNFRNFFFKDDNASISVYDMTSQEVSSPLPTVCWDRDRMRLATWLLPWKN, encoded by the coding sequence ATGCACACCATGTATTCGACGCATTGCTCCTCCGCGCTGCCAGTCTCTGCGGATGTGTTGCGCCCTGATTCCAGATGCATTTCGTTGTTTTTCGTCCGGCTTGCTGATGTTGTTGCCCGTTCTACTTCTTCGCAGAGGTCGACTCGTCCGTGCTCAATGCCGTCGTGGTCGGACATCCCGCTGGAGCTGGCCGGTCTTGTGCTCCGCCTCCTGCCCACGTACGCTGACCGTGCCCGCTTCGCCGGAGTGTGCCCCCAGTGGCGCTCTGCCGCGCGGCAACTCCCCGTGCCACCACCACTGCCCCTGCTTGCGCTCCCCGACGGCACGCTCTATAGCCTACCCTGCACCCAGCCGTTCCGCTTTCCCGGCTGCGGCTTTGCTGGATTCAATAGCGCCTGCAGAGGCTACCTCGTATTCCCACAGGACGACATATGCTTCCTCGTCAACCCCTTCTCCAGGGCCACCGTGACGCTCCCTGCTCTGTCCAGTGTCCGTCTCTGTCCCCCTAATGCTGATCTGAAGAATGTGCCTGCGGAACCTTCTACCAGCACATGGCTGCATATCAAAGACAAGAATCTCTGCTTCAGGAAGCTATTGCTATGCTCGCCGAACCTCGTTGCAGCATTCATCAACCATGGAGTCACCGGCCAGATTCTTGTGTGCCAGCCGGGTGGCCCATCATGGTCAGTACGTGCCTATGACAAGTGTAAGGCGTTTGAAGACATGGCGTTCCATGGAGGCAAGCTCTGCGCCGTCTCCCACGAGGAGGACCTCTTTGTTGTGAGCATCAGCCAGGACACAACCACCGGCAGTCCAGAGGTTTCTCGGATTCGACTGGTCATCAAGGGTGATGGCAATCCTGAGTATTTGTTATGGACCGAGGACACTAGGGTTGATAAAAAGCTCTATTTGGTTGAATCTCATGGTGCGTTGCTGATGGTGCGCAGGATGATTGTCTCTAGATTGATACTCGATGTATTTGTGGCTGAACGGAACGAGTTTCAGGTGTTTGAGGCTGACTTCAAGCGATCACAGTGGGTCAATGTGATGACCCTGGGGGATGACCAGGTGCTTTTTCTTGACCGAAGGTGCTCTCAGGCTGTACCCGTGTCTCAGTATGGGATGCCAGGGGACCGTATCTTTTTcctggatgatgatgatgagctgAATTTCAGAAATTTCTTTTTCAAAGATGATAACGCTTCCATCAGTGTCTACGATATGACAAGCCAGGAGGTTTCCTCCCCTCTGCCCACAGTCTGCTGGGACCGTGACAGGATGCGCCTTGCGACATGGCTACTCCCTTGGAAGAACTGA